The Spea bombifrons isolate aSpeBom1 chromosome 4, aSpeBom1.2.pri, whole genome shotgun sequence genome segment ccccccccatatctcccccatcctctctctcccccccatatctcccccatcctctctctcccccccatatctcccccatcctctctctcccccatatctccccatcctctctctcccccccataTCTCCCCCATATCTCCGccatcctctctctcccccccatatctcccccatcctctctctcccccccatatctcccccatcctctctctcccccccatatctcccccatcctctctctcccccccatatctcccccatcctctctctcccccatcctctctctcccccccatatctcccccatcctctctctctcccccccccatatctcccccatcctctctctccccccccatatctcccccatcctctctcccccccatatctcccccatcctctctccctccccccatatctcccccatcctctctccctccccccatatctcccccatcctctctccctccccccatatctcccccatcctctctccctccccccatatctcccccatcctctctctccccccatatctcccccatcctctctctcccccccatatctcccccatcctctctcccccccataTCTCCCcatcctctctcccccccataTCTCCCCATCCTCTCccccccatcctctctctccccccccataTCTCCCCATCCTCTCCCCCcatcctctctccccccccatatctcccccatcctctctctcccccccataTCTCCCCATCCTCTCCCCCccatcctctcccccccccatatctcccccatcctctctctcccccccatatctccccatcctctctctcccccccataTCTGCCCCATATCTCCCcatcctctctcccccccataTCTCCCcatcctctctccccccccataTCTCCCcatcctctctccccccccataTCTCCCcatcctctctcccccccctctcccccccataTCTCCCCATCCTCTCTCCCCCCAGATCTCAGCAATCCACTCAGAAAGGAAGGCTTTATGCCCTTCTACAGAGCAAACACTGCCAACAAAAACCATCTAAAATACCCAACAATGGAACAAAGAACATCAAATTAAACacagtttattatatatgtaatgtgtgtcatatatatatatatatatatacaaacagtaTAATAATTTACGatattaacataaatatataatatactgttaATACAATactatagaaataatataaaagtattataACAAACACACACCGCATGTCCATCAAATAACAAACGTGTGCGCATGTCTCAGGAACACTCACAGCGCCGGGTCACATCACCCCACCTGGGTAATAAAGAGTTAAGTCCCGGACTTGCCTCCTATTCCCAGGGCCGCCCCGGTGAAGCCCGTCTGGACAGGTATCCTCGTCCCATAATCCCAACGCGGAACGTTATGAAGGAACACACAGCAAACGCGTCCtgcccaacatttcaggtgaaCTAAACGGGTCACCTGCTAGAGGGCGTGGTCTGACCAGTAAGGTGCATGGCCAGACTAGAGGGGGTGTGGTTAAAGGTGGAACCACCCTACCTGAAAACACATCTAGTGGTGCGCAGCTTCAGAGGGTCGAGACGTAACACGAGAGACACAAAAGCCTCCGAGGCCTCCATCAACTTTCCATTGAGATCAGAGGATCCCCAACCGGCCCACGACCCCAACCACCTGCCGAAGCAGCACGATGCCCAAAAAGCAGAACTGCCCCGTGAACACCAGGACACTGGGGAGGTATGTGGACGCGAGCGATTATCATGTACGTTTACTGCCTACATCGCTCCCAGTCCATATACCGCACGTATCCTGCCCTTAACTGCACCTGTTTACACGGGTATCAGCCCAGCGTAAGCCCCATGTCTCCGCGTGACATACCACGAGAGGTCACGTCTGCAGTAAGGTACGACGGCGATATCCCTGCAGACGTCACAAGCGTCTCCTATCTGAAGGTTAAAGGTCCTCAGCGAGTTGTTTAAGGCGTTCACCAAAGCTTTATTTACTTCACAAAAGTCAATATTTGAACAAATTCTTCACATTCAAAATACCAGAGCGAGCAAAAGGACCTTTCGGAAGGTCATGATCAGAGGAGAGAGACGagatctggggaggaaaaaccatTTCCCTGCCATGTGACTCTTTGCCCCTGTTAACCAATGTCTCTAAAGGAGTAGTAGCACAAGTTTCCAGGGATCGGTGAGGCAAATCATGCGTAATTCATGTTCCCAGTTGTCTTGACGCGAGCAACGTGCGCCCAGGCCCCCAACCCGGCGCCCAGGCTGACGCGGGCTAAACCCCAACCCGGTGCCTGGGCACAGTCCGGTGACTGACATACCTGCTATTACAATGTGACCGTATGGAGCAAGAACAATGCTCAGGCACAGCTCAGGGAAAGACAATGATGTCATACGACCTCAATATCcaatgaaaatctgaaaaagggCAACATCAGAAGACCAACAGCTGTGTGTAGAACACGGCTACAAAATActccaaaaatgaataaataaaagagcCGGAAGCTACAGATAAGCCTGTTAACCCAGCCCTGACACGGCACGCATGGTGACTTCAGGTGGGATCTACAGAGACCATCGAGATGCCCGCTAAGTAGACTGGAGTTCACCTAAAGGTGCCCAAGATCCGTGTCCTGCCAGCTCAGCTGATGACCCGGTCCTGCCCCGTCTTATCGAAAGCTTCTTAACAAATTGTGaataacatttataataaagatCTCACTGGATCAGAAGATAATCCGTGCGTCTGCTACGAAGAAGCAATATTTGGAGCCGTGTCTTTCAGAGGCAGCAGCACCCCTGAGCCACTGAGCACCCCCCTCGGGTGCATCCCTGAGCCACTGAGCACCCCCCTCGGGTGCATCCCTCTTGGGCAGATCATAAGCCCCTGAGCATAACCAAGCCACCTTCTCCTGGGCAGACCACTGAGCCTCTGAGCCACCTTCTCCTGGGAAGACCACTGAGCCTCTGAGCCACCCACTCCTGGGCAGACCACTGAGCCTCCGAGCCACCCTCTCCTGGGCAGACCATCGAGCCTCTGAGCCACCCCCTACTGAGCAGACCATCGAGCCTCTGAGCCACCCCCTACAGAGCAGACCATCGTATCAACAAGCACAACCCCTTGGACAGACCACCCCAGGGCAAGCCTCGGAGTCCCTGAGCACCCAACCTTGGACAGGCCGCTGTGGCCCCGCTGTGCACCCCCAAGCAGGAAACTGCACCCCTGAGAAACTTCTGCACCTCAGTTTGAATTCTCCACCCAGGCCACCAAGTCTCTGAACACCCCAGGCCCCCCCGACAGGCCACTGTTGCCCACAGAATGCAAACATTAACATGACATGAAGGCCTCGACTAGGAGAGTACAGGGTTTGCATGCATTCAAATATTCCCACGCGTTTTACATACGAGACAAACACCATTCAGGCCGCTTCTCGGGGCGATTTACCTTCCTGCGATCTCTGCTCAGATCTGCTGCATAAATGCAACTCCAGGGAGCCTGCTCCCCGGTAACTTCCAACGCATTACAcgcatgtgacatgtcctcccCTGCAAAGTACAGTACGGcatgttgccatggaaaccagtgGAAACAAAGATGTCTGCTGCTTGCCTTCAGTACAACCTGAAAGAATTAATTACAGTCTAATGATCAGCCGGTTAATCCTGCTTACACAGAGTAAAAGGTGCCCCTGGGCACGTCCCTGTTACACAACGGGTTAAAAGtcacatttttgtgtatttagcGCAGCAGAGCCAGGCATAGGCCGGACTCTGGACCCGTCTGATCTGGACGGTCCTTTCAGACCATGCGCAAAGAACCAAACACTTTCTCCAACATGCTTCCTGAAAAACCTACCTATTCCGGGAAGCAGGCACCTTCACTCCTAAtaccctcagccagcatcaCAAAGAAACCGCCCGTCATGCCTGCTTGCCAGATTAACACGCAGTTCTCTGCATACGCCTCACCCCAGCAGCTCCTCTCCCACCAAAGACccgatagattgtaagctgtgAGGGGACTCTTTTACAGGCGGCATCTGAAAGACTCCCATCGCCCGTTTCTCTTTTTGGCGCTTGGCAATCTCTGGCCAGAGCAGCCGATCCGCCCGCAGCTGGGTCAGGGCTCCTACCGATCTAACCGTCACCGGAGACAAGCGCACGGCCCAGCACAGGCAGGGTACCCGGGCAAGGGGCTGGCCCAGCGCAGGCAGGGTACCCGGGCACGGCCCAGCGCAAGCAGGGTACCTGGGCACGGCCCAGCGCAAGCAGCGCACATTTATGGGGTTGAATAACTTCTGTCAAGCACCAGGATGTGATCCACACATAATGGGATACGGGGTTAACCTTCTCTCTGCTTCTCCCCATTCCTCTTCCCTCCATCCACCCCCCAGAGCTTCTCCCCAGTATCCAGCtacccctttctttctttctctctctctctctctctctctctgcctttcCCCTCCACTTAGGCTTCTCCTATCCTTCCtgcccctttctctgtgcctctCCCCAGTATCCTGCCCCCTcaccctgctgccccccccaataCCCCGACACCCCCTTACCCTCTTCTCTGTGCCCCCCAGTATCCTGGCACCCTCttctctgtgcccccccccggtATCCTGGCCCCCTCGGTATCCTGGCCCCCTCGGTATCCTGGCCCCCCTCTTCTCTGTGCCCCTACTGTATCCTTGCCCCTCTTCTCTGTGCCCCTACTGTATCCTGGCCCCCTTCTTCTCTGTGCCCCCACGGTATCCTGGCCCCCTCCTCTCTTTGCCCCCACGGTATCCTGGCCCCCTCTTCTCTGTGCCCCCACAGTATCCTGGCCCCCTCTTCTCTGTGCCCCCACAGTATCCTGGCCCCCTCTTCTCTGTGCCCCCACAGTATCCTGGCCCCCTCTTCTCTGTGCCCCCTCTGTGCTTCTCACCCACCTTGAAGTCTTTGATAAGACCAGACCGGACCAAGAAGCCGAGCGATAAAAGTTTCTTGCGCAGctccagaaatgtccttgggAGGTTAGAGTCTCGATCAGCGTCTGCCAATAACGCCTCTACTGAGCGGCGACTCCGAGATAAAGGGAGCGTTTAATGACTTACGATGGTGGAACAGTAACAGGTATTTACAGCCAGGGGCCACGTAACAGCTCGTCGGCTATAAAGTCACCGGCACTAAAAATACCAACCCTAAAGAAAGAAAGCCGACAGCGACAGCGTCCCTCGGCCAACACCGCCCGCCAATCGTTGCAATAGCTTTAGGGCCCCAAGAAAGAAGCAGGGAAGGTGGTAGCTACCAAAGAGCTCATCCGGGGTTAAACTGGATGCTAAATGACAGCAAGAAAGAATAGTGCAAACTATGGCAGTGGATGCACGGAACAACCTGCCGGCAGAACCATTCGCCTCATTTTGCCTGCCTGTTATTCCAGCTGCTCAAACCTTACTTGGTCATTGGACTcatcaggagccatatgccgatcccatgcatgtttaaatcccctcactgtactaccctctaccacttctaccgggaggctgttccacttacctaccaccctctcaacaAAGCAGAACTCCCTTCCATCCCATACTCTAgtgttttctagaaaaaaaaaaaaaacataaaatcttcCTTTCCGTTGCATGTCTCCATTTCCCATGATGCCCGTCACTTAATGGCTCTATATTATtctattgccccccccccaagcctGCGGAAAGCGCTCGGGCAAAGCCCCCCCGGCctgaaaaaaatccccaaaaagctattttattattatatataacagtTTATTTGTTGCTAAAGAAATAAGAATGAAAAGTAGTAGTAAAAGTTTTAATTATTACCAGAAATTCCATGCTGCATACTCTTCAGAAGTAGTTCTTTTTGTGTGGGCAGCCTCTAGGTTGGTGGTAATCTTTTTAACTAATGCTCCGTATGCACCAATAATGTCTGACTTTAACTTGTCTgtgttgagccagaccacaatattcATTTAGCTGTACGGCATCAGCCCCGTGCATTATGAAGGCTTCTTGGAAAATGCCACAAAACCCAGGAGGTATGAGGGGCTTGTATATGAAAAGTAAAGGgccttattgccatagcaaccagtgaagGGCTCACCTGATTGGACCATCAcactggttgctatagtgacgAGACTCTTTCTCAAACTAACCACTTTCCATGATTCCACCCAAGCAGAGTTAGTACAGAGAAGCCCAAAGCTGCTCGGGGCGGCCGCAGCCCCCGACGGCACGAGACAGCCGGCCAGATCCGGTTACAGGATCTATGTAAATAGCATCTGCTTCACACACAATGGCAAACGCGCAGGTACAATGAGACCGCCAGAGAGACAGGTTCACCTGTTACAGCATCCACTACTCTAGAACACTATAGAGCCCCGCACCAGGAgatacacgggggggggggcacacgggACCACCCAGTCAATCTTTGAACTTAATGTTTGCAACAAGgatcctacccccccccccaatctgaCCCTACTGTCTACTAGGGCACATGCACTCTGCATCTAAAGTGGACACTTTCTGGGGCAAATAAccttaaaagaaatgttttttgagGCGCACGTGCAGCGAGGAACACAAGTGGGTTTatatcattttgttccaataagacCCGGAGCCGCcatcggtcatgtgatattttgggtgactttcctggctcaaacaccacactgagctgatactttactgcaatgctaatgaagtccgtccctccatagactttcattagtcagagattccaactgggtgattaagaccaagtcaagatgtttacattaaaacagAGGATAATACCAGGAATTAAAAACCAATCTAAAGCTACTGCAATAGAAATGATGTCAGGAGTCGAGCCAATCACCTGGAGGGGGGAGGTAAGAGTGGGTACTCACCGAGGGTGGACGGAACACTTCGGAACTTGACTCGCTGAGTAAAGAGGAGGAAAGAAATCCTGTCAGTTCTCTAGAAGGTCATTCACAGCGAAGAACCCCTCAACCCTGAGCATGTACAACCCTGTTAAGCCCCCAGAGCTTTCCAGACCCCACCTGTTGCACCTCACACTCCACCATTGCCCCCCAGCCCCACCTGTTGCGCCTCACACTCCCCCGTTACCCCCCGGCCCCCACCTGTTGCGCCTCACACTCCCCCGTTACCCCCCGGCCCCCACCTGTTGTGCCTCACACTCACCCATTGCCCCCCAACCCCCTCACACTCCCCCCTTGTCCCCCACCTGTTGCACTTCAAGCATCCCCATTGTCCCCCGACCCCCACCTTTTGCACCTCACACTCCCCCATTGCCCCCCCCTGTTGCACCTCACACTCCCCCATTGCCCCCCCGGCCCCCACCTGTTGCACCTCACACTCCCCCATTGACCCCCGGCCCCCACCTGTTGCGCCTCACACTCCCCTATTGTCCCCCCGACCCCCACCTGTTGCGCCTCACACTCCCCTATTGTCCCCCCGACCCCCACCTGTTGCACCTCACACTCCCCTATTGCCCCCCCGGCCCCCACCTGTTGCACCTCACACTCCCCTATTCCCCCCTCGGCCCCCACCTGTTGCACCTCACACTCCCCTATTGCCCCCCCCGGCCCCCACCTGTTGCACCTCACACTCCCCTATTGCCCCCCCGGCCCCCACCTGTTGCACCTCACACTCCCCTATTGCCCCCCCGGCCCCCACCTGTTGCACCTCACACTCCCCTATTGCCCCTCGGCCCCCACCGGTTGCCCCTCGGCCCCCACCGGTTGCACCTCACACTCCCCTATTGCCCCCCCGGCCCCCACCTGTTACACCTCACAATCCCCTATTGCCCCCCCCGGCCCCCACCTGTTACACCTCACAATCCCctattgcccccccccggcccccacCTGTTACACCTCACAATCCCctattgcccccccccggcccccacCTGTTACACCTCACAATCCCCTATTGCCCCCCCGGCCCCCACCTGTTACACCTCACAATCCCCTATTGGCCCCCACCGGTTGCACCTCACACTCCCCTATTGCCCCACCGGTTGCACCTCACACTCCTGACTGCGATCTCTTTCTCTCCCAGACTCTGAATACAGCACAAAGCCCAGAGCACAAGCTTAGCCAATCGGCGACCGCTTTGAATTTAAGTGACATCCCAGTGACCCAATAAAACGCAGGTACTAATTACATCACTCAGCACCGCCTACCTTAACTGATATACTAACTACATAAACATGAGCTGGGAGCGCAGAATTAAACTGAACGGAGCCAGACCCCTGTATAACAACACACCACACAGCCAGACCCCTGTATAACAACGCACCACACAGCCAGTCCCCTGTATACCAACACAACACACAGCCAGACCCCTGTATAACAACGCACCACACAGCCAGTCCCCTGTATACCAACACAACACACAGCCAGATCCATGTATACCAACACAACACACAACCAGACCCTGTATAACAACACAACACACAACCAGACCCTGTATAACAACACAACACACAGCCAGACGCCTGTATAAAAACACCACACACAACCAGACCCCTGTATAACACAACATACAGCCTGACCCCTGTATAACACAACACACAGCCAGTCCTtgtataacaaaacacagcCAGATCCCTGTAtacaaacacaacacacagcCAGACCCTGTATAACAACACAACATGACCCCTGTATAACACAACATACAACCTGACCCCTGTATAACAACACAACACACAGCCTACCCCTGTATaacaacataacacacacacagatcccTGTATAACAACACAACATACACCCAGATGAGATCCCTGTATAAGAAAACAACATACACCCAGACCCCTGTATAGCAACACAACATAACACAACACACATTCTGTGCCCTGTATAACACAACACACAGCCAGACCCTGTATAACAACACAACACACATTCTGTGCCCTGTATAACAACACAACACACAGCCAGACCGTGTATAACAACACAACCTGACCCCTGTATAACAACACAACACACAACCAGACCCCTGTATAACAACACAACACACAACCAGACCCCTGTATAACAACACAACACACAACCAGACCCCTGTATAACAACACAACACACAGCCAGACGTCTGTATAACAACACACCACACAGCCAGACGTCTGTATAACAACACACcacacagcctgtataacaacACATAGTCTGACATCTGATTTTCTTATACAGAGGTAGTAAACCGACAAAATAGGCCAATCAGCAGGCTCAGTTcgtggttgctatggcgatgaAGCACACAACATTGTACCATGAAGAaagatggcggcggcggcgcACTCAGATTGCATCATGTGACTGTACTCGGGCTCACGTGTGTTTCAACTGTGTGTGGCGTAAATTCCGGTCACGTGCTGCTCGTTTTCCGGCCGGCTGTGTGgtcctgctgctgctgattCTGCTGTGGTGAGCGAAGTGAGGCGGTTCCGGGGCCCTTTCGTGTGCGTTTGTGTTTTGTCTTCCTGCCCCTGTGCGTATAACGTCCTCTCCCGGGGCGCCTGCGTGGCTATAATATTACCTTCCGGGGTCTCTTGCGTGTACTGACCTCCCTTCACACGCGCGACCCCCTCGTGCATGGCTTCTCCACGGGCCCTCCGTGTTATTCTAATACCCGTCTTGGCCCGTGTGGAATACCACccgccgtgtgtgtgtgtgtatatatatatatatatatatatatatatatatatataatgtgtgtgtggccTCTACCCATGTCAGGACTTATGTTCATTCTCTGATCTCTTCCAGACGTGCTTTGCTGGAGCAGTAGTCATGGCGATGCGACAGACTCCTCTCACCTGTTCTGGACACACAAGGCCCGTGGTGGATTTGGCGTTTAGCCGCATTACGCCCTATGGCTACTTCCTCATAAGTGCCTGCAAAGGTGAGACTGGTACCCTGCGTCACCCCACGGGGCTTGTGGCACCTGCATTCCTTCCCGGCAGCGATCGCGCACCCAACCTTCCCGGCAGCGATCGCGCACCCAACCTTCCCGGCAGCGATCGCGCACCCAACCTTCCCGGCAGCGATCGCGCACCCAACCTTCCCGGCAGTGTCCGCCCTAACCTTTTTTCCTGGCAGATGGGAAGCCGATGCTTCGTCAGGGAGACACTGGGGACTGGATCGGTACGTTTCTGGGTCACAAAGGGGCTGTCTGGGGAGCCACGCTGAACAACAATGCCACGAAAGCAGCAACGGCCGCCGCTGACTTCACAGCGTAAGTAATGGGATCTTAGTAACGGCTTCTCTCTTCAGCAAGAGGCCTATGGGCTCTCAGACATTGTGGCTGTAATAATGCACAGTCCCCATGTGTATCTAGAGGGCCAGAGACTAAGATggaatataaggaagtttttctttactgagagggtggtagtaagtgaaacagcctcccagcagaaatggtagagggtaatacagcgagggtatcaAACATGCATCgcatatggcttctgaatctaagacgagaccaatgactgataaAGGTTTGAGCAGgcgaaacgggcgactagacgggggccgatctgccggcaggtttaAGGTTTCTAAATAGTCGGATATTCAGAGTGCCGGCAGCTGCTGGTGTTTGCTTGTTCTTTAAATCATTAAGAAACGCGGGGTAGCTGTTTGTCGGGTGCGTTGAGGATGGCTGCTTCTCGTTAACCGGAGTTTgattgaataaaatgtaaacattgtgCGTCTTTCAGCAAAGTCTGGGACGCCGTGACGGGCGATGAGCTCCTGACTCTGGCGCATAAACACATCGTGAAAAGCGTGGACTTCACAGAGGTGAGATCTTCCAACACGTGGAAACCGCTCACACCGTAAACACGTCTCTCCCCCTCCGCCCGCCGTCTCTCCCCCTCCGCCCGCCGTCTCTCCCCCTCCGCCCGCCGTCTCTCCCCCTCCGCCCGCCGTCTCTCCCCCTCCGCCCGCCGTCTCTCCCCCTCCGCCCGCCGTCTCTCCTgggagaaatgtattttttttttctttttacccgCAATGTTTAATGTGCGTTTTTCCTCCTCACTCCGCAGGACAGCAATAACTTACTGACCGGCGGCCAGGATAAACTGCTGCGCATTTACGACATGAACAAACCCGAAGCAGGTACCCGGGTGCTTTCTTGATGCGATCGCCACAAACTTTATGTTTCTGTGTCTCCTGGGGGGGTTTGAAATTGACGTGTAGCACCAGTGACCTCCTGCTACAGGCTATCgtggctggccctgtgtaatgtatagttaaaccagTGAGCTTTTCTTTCTCTCGCCTGTTGAGtatacactatacagggccagctcagcccttcatcATGGCCAGTGAAGtgaaggagctgaaaccacatcTCCCCCTTTAATAAACAGACCCCAGGATATCTTCTGCATCTATTGCTTTAATGTCTTCATTTCCTGCGTCGTCCTCTGTAGATCCTGAAGAGATCGGCGGCCATACTTCTGCCATCAAGAAGGCTCTGTGGTACAATAACGACAGGCAGATTATCTCAGCAGCAGACGATAAAACTGTTCGGTGAGCAAAGTTCTCCCcccccctaaccccccccccaggtacATGCCCGCTCCTAGCAGACATGTGGCATTTCTAAGGACGTGTATGACGCCCCTCATTTTTCTCTGTTAAGCTCATACTCGAGACTTACTGGTGGAATTTGtgcttttaattttgtttttttgtttccagcctTTGGGACCGCGTGAGTAAGACGGAGGTGAACATGCTGCAGTTTGGGCTGTCTGTCAGCAGCATGGAGTACATTCCTGACGGAGAGACCCTGCTCATCACCTATGGGAGAACCATTGCTGTCTATAATGCCACCAGGTAATACTTTCTACCAGGTATCGACCTTTCACCTCTGCAGAGGGGGGATGTTGAGCGTTAGGTAGTGAGACGCCGTCCATGACACAATCCCAGAAAGA includes the following:
- the STRAP gene encoding serine-threonine kinase receptor-associated protein, with the translated sequence MAMRQTPLTCSGHTRPVVDLAFSRITPYGYFLISACKDGKPMLRQGDTGDWIGTFLGHKGAVWGATLNNNATKAATAAADFTAKVWDAVTGDELLTLAHKHIVKSVDFTEDSNNLLTGGQDKLLRIYDMNKPEADPEEIGGHTSAIKKALWYNNDRQIISAADDKTVRLWDRVSKTEVNMLQFGLSVSSMEYIPDGETLLITYGRTIAVYNATSLELVKSFEAPAPINSASLHPDKECIVAGGDDFKLYKYDYSTGEELESYKGHFGPVHCVRFSPDGELYASGSEDGTLRLWQTAVGKTYGLWKCVLPEELVSENSDGIYGSTPEIKA